One stretch of Corynebacterium imitans DNA includes these proteins:
- a CDS encoding TrmH family RNA methyltransferase → MPEQPAKGPTEWNEGRHGVGPWEGPLPDDARLDPELLANGDRRNVVDAYRYWSMDAIVAELDSRRHPFHVAIENFENDMNIGTVVRTANAFLAEEVHIIGRKRWNRRGAMVTDRYQHIRHHETVADFAAWAKEQDIPVVAIDNTPGCVPLETAELPERCVLVFGQEGPGITDETQHAASMTCSIAQFGSTRSINAGVAAGIAMHAWVRQHADLGQAW, encoded by the coding sequence TTGCCTGAGCAACCCGCGAAAGGCCCCACTGAATGGAATGAGGGCCGTCACGGCGTCGGGCCTTGGGAGGGCCCGCTGCCTGACGACGCCCGCCTGGACCCGGAACTCCTGGCCAATGGCGACCGCCGCAACGTGGTCGACGCCTACCGCTACTGGTCCATGGACGCGATCGTCGCGGAGCTCGATAGCCGCCGCCACCCGTTCCATGTGGCGATCGAGAACTTTGAAAACGACATGAACATCGGCACCGTGGTGCGCACCGCCAACGCGTTCCTCGCCGAAGAGGTGCACATCATTGGCCGGAAGCGGTGGAACCGCCGCGGCGCGATGGTGACGGACCGCTACCAGCACATCCGCCACCACGAAACCGTGGCGGATTTCGCCGCCTGGGCGAAAGAACAGGACATCCCCGTCGTGGCGATCGACAACACCCCCGGGTGCGTCCCGCTGGAGACGGCCGAGCTGCCCGAGCGCTGCGTGCTCGTCTTCGGCCAGGAGGGCCCCGGCATCACGGACGAGACGCAGCACGCGGCGAGCATGACCTGCTCGATCGCCCAGTTCGGCTCGACGCGCTCCATCAACGCGGGCGTGGCTGCGGGCATCGCGATGCACGCGTGGGTGCGCCAGCACGCGGACCTTGGCCAGGCTTGGTAA
- a CDS encoding ImmA/IrrE family metallo-endopeptidase, with product MDVAPEVLRWAVRRSGWDEDTTVRRAPKLDVWLSQEERPTLKQLEKFANATHTPLGLLFLPEPPVEAVPIPDMRTLGNVGVQQPSADLLDTIYQCQQRQDWYREHALMNGFDEVSFVGATTVEEPVEGVASEIRGALDFGLDERATFPNWEHALRQLIDRIEAVGVLVMVSGVVGSDPHRKLDPSEFRGFALADPLAPLIFVNGVDTKAAQIFTLIHELAHIWLGGSALSDAAMTAKDGPKAELWCNQVAAEVLVPLHALVQEFQGLVSVDELERLARTYRVSTLVILKRLFDAKALTWDEYIEAYEAEKQRVMSFLDGRRSDGGGNYYYTQPLRLSRSFSRAVIASALEGSTAYRDAYQLLGTKKHATFENLAEELGVA from the coding sequence GTGGATGTTGCTCCAGAGGTTCTTCGGTGGGCTGTTCGACGGAGCGGCTGGGATGAGGACACTACTGTTCGCCGTGCTCCGAAGCTTGACGTATGGCTCTCTCAAGAGGAACGTCCCACACTCAAGCAATTAGAAAAATTTGCAAACGCTACTCATACGCCTTTGGGGCTGCTTTTTCTTCCGGAACCGCCGGTAGAAGCGGTTCCAATCCCGGATATGAGGACGTTGGGCAACGTTGGGGTTCAGCAACCCTCGGCGGATCTCCTTGACACGATCTACCAGTGCCAGCAGCGCCAAGACTGGTATCGCGAACATGCCTTGATGAACGGTTTCGACGAAGTCTCTTTCGTTGGTGCTACCACAGTGGAGGAGCCAGTTGAAGGAGTCGCGAGCGAGATTCGGGGCGCGTTAGATTTTGGCCTTGATGAACGTGCCACTTTCCCGAATTGGGAGCATGCTTTGCGTCAGTTGATTGACCGGATCGAGGCTGTCGGCGTTTTGGTCATGGTGAGTGGTGTCGTTGGTTCCGATCCACATCGGAAATTAGATCCTAGCGAGTTCCGAGGATTTGCTTTGGCGGACCCTCTTGCCCCGCTGATTTTTGTCAACGGAGTGGACACCAAGGCAGCCCAGATCTTCACACTCATCCACGAGCTGGCACACATTTGGTTAGGCGGCAGCGCACTCTCTGATGCCGCCATGACAGCTAAAGACGGCCCTAAAGCTGAGCTCTGGTGCAATCAGGTCGCTGCAGAGGTCCTTGTTCCGTTGCATGCTTTGGTTCAGGAGTTCCAGGGCCTCGTGAGCGTCGATGAGTTGGAGCGCCTTGCTAGGACCTACCGCGTCAGTACGCTGGTCATTCTCAAACGTCTTTTTGATGCCAAGGCTCTTACTTGGGATGAATACATCGAGGCGTATGAAGCAGAGAAGCAGCGTGTCATGTCTTTTTTGGACGGGCGACGCAGCGATGGCGGTGGCAACTATTACTACACCCAGCCACTGCGTCTCAGTCGCAGTTTCTCTCGAGCGGTCATAGCGAGCGCCTTGGAGGGTTCCACCGCGTACCGGGATGCATACCAGTTGCTCGGTACGAAGAAACACGCAACGTTTGAGAATCTTGCAGAGGAATTGGGGGTTGCGTGA
- the panB gene encoding 3-methyl-2-oxobutanoate hydroxymethyltransferase — protein MTSYLAPTKKVRVADLVQKKAAGEKWAMLTAYDYSTARAFAQAGIECMLVGDSAANVVYGYETTNQVSVDEMVYLGAAVVRGAGNALVILDLPFGSYEASDEQCVRTATDMIHRTGAHMVKLEGGVRIAPRIRALKNAGLAVCAHVGFTPQSVDSLSGFKVQGRDESAGQLLADVNAVTDAGADLIVFEMVPAALAAEITRECPVPTVGIGAGPDTDAQVLVWHDMADLPEGDHRARFVHRFGTIGADLTAAAAAYKRAVHTGEFPASEHSF, from the coding sequence GTGACGAGTTATCTAGCCCCTACAAAGAAGGTCCGGGTCGCTGACCTGGTACAGAAGAAAGCAGCCGGAGAAAAGTGGGCCATGCTCACCGCCTACGACTACTCCACCGCCCGCGCGTTCGCCCAGGCCGGCATCGAGTGCATGCTGGTCGGCGACTCCGCCGCGAACGTGGTCTACGGCTACGAGACCACCAACCAGGTCTCGGTCGACGAGATGGTCTATCTCGGCGCCGCCGTGGTCCGCGGAGCCGGCAACGCTCTGGTTATCCTGGATCTGCCCTTCGGCAGCTACGAGGCCAGCGACGAGCAGTGCGTCCGCACCGCCACCGACATGATCCACCGCACGGGCGCGCACATGGTCAAGCTCGAGGGCGGCGTGCGCATCGCCCCGCGCATCCGCGCGCTGAAAAACGCAGGCCTTGCGGTGTGCGCGCACGTCGGGTTCACCCCACAATCCGTCGACAGCTTAAGCGGCTTCAAGGTGCAGGGCCGCGATGAGAGCGCCGGGCAGTTGCTTGCCGACGTCAACGCCGTCACCGACGCCGGCGCAGACCTCATCGTCTTCGAAATGGTCCCCGCAGCGCTCGCTGCGGAGATTACACGCGAGTGCCCCGTCCCCACCGTCGGCATCGGGGCCGGCCCGGACACCGACGCCCAAGTGTTGGTCTGGCACGACATGGCCGATCTGCCGGAAGGCGACCACCGCGCACGCTTCGTCCACCGCTTCGGCACCATCGGCGCCGACCTCACCGCGGCGGCGGCCGCGTATAAGCGCGCCGTGCACACCGGTGAGTTCCCGGCTTCAGAGCACAGCTTCTAG
- the panC gene encoding pantoate--beta-alanine ligase: MTHLVHTPEALKDILGAAPVSLVPTMGALHDGHLALVKHAKSLGNPVVVSIFVNPLQFAPGEDLDAYPRTLAEDVEKLEAEGVEAVFAPSPETMYPHGPRTTIHPGPLGQVLEGASRPTHFAGVLTVVAKLFALTGAADAFFGEKDYQQLALIRQMVEDLHMPVRIHGCPIVRDADGLALSSRNRYLSAAERQTALALPKALQTGSLEQARSLLDATPNLTLDYLVTTAPDLGELPAGFTGEARILVAAKVGSTRLLDNAPIQIS, encoded by the coding sequence ATGACACACCTTGTTCACACGCCCGAAGCGCTCAAAGACATCCTCGGCGCTGCCCCCGTTTCCCTGGTCCCCACGATGGGAGCGCTCCACGATGGCCACCTCGCCCTGGTCAAACACGCAAAATCCCTAGGCAACCCGGTGGTGGTGAGTATCTTCGTCAACCCGCTGCAGTTCGCGCCGGGCGAGGACTTGGACGCGTACCCGCGCACACTCGCCGAGGACGTGGAAAAGCTGGAGGCGGAGGGCGTCGAGGCCGTGTTCGCGCCCAGCCCGGAGACGATGTACCCGCACGGCCCGCGCACGACGATCCACCCGGGCCCGCTCGGCCAGGTTCTGGAGGGCGCGAGCCGTCCGACGCACTTCGCGGGCGTGCTCACGGTGGTGGCAAAACTGTTCGCGCTCACGGGCGCGGCGGACGCGTTCTTCGGGGAGAAGGACTACCAGCAGCTCGCGCTCATCCGGCAGATGGTTGAGGATCTGCACATGCCGGTGCGCATCCATGGCTGCCCGATCGTGCGCGATGCCGACGGGCTCGCCCTTTCTTCCCGCAACCGCTACCTCAGCGCGGCCGAGCGTCAGACCGCGCTCGCACTCCCCAAAGCGCTGCAAACCGGAAGCCTCGAGCAAGCCCGCTCGCTTCTCGACGCCACACCCAACCTCACCCTCGACTACCTCGTCACCACCGCGCCCGACCTGGGCGAACTTCCCGCCGGCTTTACCGGAGAGGCCCGCATACTGGTGGCTGCCAAGGTCGGCTCGACCCGCCTGTTGGACAACGCGCCGATCCAGATCAGCTGA
- a CDS encoding DUF4265 domain-containing protein, which yields MQYPTTILTRVAMPGVENEQLAAHNLGGNHFVVASVPFVDVSLAVGDIVECVRVGGNWHVDRVLVRGGASTMRILPEEQQPHEIAETLLAFGCRVEIGPGGMLAASIGPDCPMEGIREWLDGLEADGVIQQAPGYMA from the coding sequence ATGCAGTACCCCACCACCATTCTCACCCGGGTGGCTATGCCCGGGGTGGAAAATGAGCAGTTGGCCGCGCACAACCTGGGCGGGAACCACTTCGTGGTGGCGAGCGTCCCCTTTGTAGACGTCTCGCTTGCCGTGGGCGACATCGTCGAGTGCGTCCGTGTTGGCGGCAATTGGCACGTTGACCGGGTGCTGGTGCGTGGCGGGGCGTCGACAATGCGCATCCTGCCGGAAGAGCAGCAGCCGCACGAGATTGCGGAGACGCTCCTGGCGTTCGGGTGCCGCGTCGAGATCGGCCCCGGCGGGATGCTCGCGGCGAGCATTGGGCCGGACTGCCCGATGGAGGGCATTCGCGAGTGGCTCGATGGGCTTGAGGCGGATGGCGTGATCCAGCAGGCTCCCGGCTACATGGCTTAA
- a CDS encoding DUF4411 family protein: MFLLDANILIEAKNRYYAFDLAPGFWDWLEDAYRQDLVCSIEAVRDELLQGNEELAEWTRANPGFFRAIDQPTTKHFQPLSQWAYSGSYRAEAIQAFVGNHADYLLVAYAREHQHTLVTHERSQPHSRKRILIPDACLAMGVDTADTFEMMRETGVTLHLRKSS; the protein is encoded by the coding sequence ATGTTCCTGCTCGACGCCAACATCCTCATCGAGGCCAAGAATCGGTATTACGCTTTCGACCTCGCGCCTGGGTTCTGGGATTGGCTCGAGGATGCGTATCGGCAGGACTTAGTGTGCAGCATCGAAGCCGTCCGGGATGAACTCCTACAGGGCAATGAGGAGCTCGCTGAGTGGACACGCGCAAATCCTGGTTTCTTTAGGGCGATTGATCAGCCAACGACGAAGCATTTCCAGCCGCTTTCTCAGTGGGCCTATTCAGGGTCATACCGGGCGGAGGCCATCCAAGCTTTTGTAGGTAACCACGCTGATTATCTTCTCGTTGCTTACGCTCGTGAGCATCAACATACGTTGGTAACCCATGAGCGCTCACAACCACACTCACGGAAAAGGATTCTTATCCCGGATGCCTGTTTGGCGATGGGGGTGGATACAGCCGACACATTTGAGATGATGCGCGAGACGGGCGTCACCTTGCACCTGCGCAAATCCTCGTAG
- the clpB gene encoding ATP-dependent chaperone ClpB, with the protein MASFTPTTKTQEAIQQALQKASAAGNPDIRPAHLLQAILTQEDGIAAPVLKATGVDPDTVVREAGELVAGYPKAEGQNMANPNFNRDALNALNASQELAGELGDEYVSTEVLLAGIARGKDEAAELLTKRGATFEAIKAAFQSVRGNKKVTTEAPEDQFQALEKYSTDLTARAREGKIDPVIGRDSEIRRVVQVLSRRTKNNPVLIGEPGVGKTAIVEGLARRIVAGDVPESLKGKTLISLDLGSMVAGAKYRGEFEERLKAVLDEITSAEGEIITFIDELHTIVGAGASGEGAMDAGNMIKPMLARGELRLVGATTLNEYRQHIEKDAALERRFQQVYVGEPTVEDTIGILRGLKERYEVHHGVRIQDSALVSAAELSNRYITNRFLPDKAIDLVDEAGSRLRMEIDSSPQEIDELERIVRRLEIEEIALQKESDAASQQRLKDLRQELADQREKLGELKTRWSNEKAEIDKVQSAKEELERLRNESEIAEREGDYAKVSELRYGRIPELEAQVANAEASASETQKTMLTEEVTPDVIAEVVSSWTGIPAGKMMQGETEKLLHMEEILAGRVVGQKDAVNAVSDAVRRSRAGVADPNRPIGSFLFLGPTGVGKTELAKALSEFLFDDETAMVRIDMSEYGEKHSVSRLVGAPPGYVGYDAGGQLTEAVRRRPYSLVLFDEVEKAHQDVFDILLQVLDEGRLTDGQGRTVDFRNTVVILTSNLGAGGSHDQIMDAVKHHFKPEFINRLDDVVVFDALSAEQLVGIVDIQLGSLADRLASRRLTLHVSDAAKAWLAERGYDPAYGARPLRRLIQQAIGDRLAKALLAGYVRDGDTVNVDVAEGGEHLTVDAA; encoded by the coding sequence ATGGCATCCTTTACCCCCACAACCAAGACGCAGGAGGCAATCCAGCAGGCGCTGCAGAAGGCGTCTGCGGCAGGCAACCCGGATATTCGCCCGGCGCACCTGCTCCAGGCAATTCTTACGCAGGAAGACGGCATCGCCGCACCCGTGCTCAAGGCCACCGGTGTTGATCCGGATACCGTCGTACGCGAGGCGGGCGAGCTCGTCGCGGGTTACCCCAAGGCGGAGGGCCAGAACATGGCCAACCCCAACTTCAACCGCGATGCGCTCAACGCGCTCAATGCTTCGCAGGAGCTCGCCGGTGAGCTTGGCGACGAGTACGTGTCCACCGAAGTCCTCCTGGCCGGTATCGCCCGCGGCAAGGACGAAGCCGCGGAACTGCTGACCAAGCGCGGCGCCACCTTTGAGGCGATTAAGGCCGCCTTCCAGTCCGTCCGCGGCAACAAGAAGGTCACGACCGAGGCACCGGAGGATCAGTTCCAGGCGCTGGAGAAGTACTCCACGGACCTCACCGCGCGTGCTCGCGAGGGCAAGATCGACCCGGTGATCGGGCGCGACTCGGAGATCCGCCGCGTGGTCCAGGTGCTCAGCCGCCGCACGAAGAATAACCCGGTCCTTATTGGTGAGCCCGGCGTGGGCAAGACCGCGATCGTGGAGGGCTTGGCCCGCCGCATCGTCGCGGGCGATGTCCCGGAGTCGCTGAAGGGCAAGACGCTGATCTCGCTGGATCTGGGCTCGATGGTCGCGGGCGCGAAGTACCGCGGTGAGTTCGAGGAGCGGCTGAAGGCCGTGCTGGATGAGATCACCTCTGCCGAAGGCGAGATCATCACCTTTATTGATGAGCTCCACACGATCGTCGGTGCCGGTGCCAGCGGCGAGGGCGCGATGGACGCGGGCAACATGATTAAGCCGATGCTGGCCCGCGGCGAGCTGCGCCTCGTTGGTGCAACCACGCTGAACGAGTACCGCCAGCACATTGAGAAGGACGCCGCGCTGGAGCGCCGCTTCCAGCAGGTCTACGTGGGAGAGCCGACCGTGGAGGACACGATCGGTATCCTGCGCGGACTGAAGGAGCGCTACGAGGTACACCACGGCGTGCGGATCCAGGACTCTGCGCTGGTGTCCGCGGCCGAGCTTTCGAACCGCTACATCACCAACCGCTTCCTGCCGGACAAGGCGATCGACCTGGTCGACGAGGCCGGTTCGCGCCTGCGCATGGAGATCGACTCCTCCCCGCAGGAGATCGACGAGCTCGAGCGCATCGTCCGTCGTCTCGAGATCGAGGAGATCGCCCTGCAGAAGGAGTCGGACGCTGCCTCCCAGCAGCGCCTGAAGGATCTGCGGCAGGAGCTCGCGGACCAGCGGGAGAAGCTCGGCGAGCTGAAGACGCGGTGGTCCAACGAGAAGGCCGAGATCGACAAGGTCCAGTCTGCGAAGGAGGAACTGGAGCGCCTGCGTAACGAGTCCGAGATCGCGGAGCGTGAGGGCGACTACGCCAAGGTCTCCGAGCTGCGCTACGGCCGGATCCCCGAGCTGGAAGCGCAGGTCGCGAACGCGGAAGCCAGCGCCAGCGAGACGCAGAAGACGATGCTCACCGAGGAGGTCACTCCCGATGTGATCGCCGAGGTCGTCTCCTCCTGGACCGGCATTCCGGCGGGCAAGATGATGCAGGGCGAGACCGAGAAGCTCCTGCACATGGAGGAGATTCTGGCCGGCCGTGTCGTCGGTCAGAAGGACGCAGTCAACGCGGTTTCGGACGCGGTGCGACGCTCCCGCGCTGGTGTCGCCGACCCGAACCGACCGATTGGCTCCTTCCTTTTCCTCGGCCCCACCGGCGTGGGCAAGACGGAGCTGGCGAAGGCGCTCTCGGAGTTCCTCTTCGACGATGAGACGGCCATGGTCCGCATCGACATGTCCGAGTACGGCGAGAAGCACTCCGTCTCCCGCCTGGTCGGTGCCCCTCCGGGCTACGTCGGCTACGACGCTGGCGGCCAGCTCACCGAGGCTGTCCGTCGTCGCCCGTACTCGCTCGTGCTTTTCGACGAGGTCGAGAAGGCCCACCAGGACGTCTTCGACATCCTGCTGCAAGTCCTCGACGAAGGACGCCTGACCGACGGCCAGGGCCGCACGGTGGACTTCCGCAACACGGTGGTCATCCTGACCTCCAACCTGGGCGCCGGCGGCAGCCACGACCAGATCATGGACGCGGTGAAGCACCACTTCAAACCCGAGTTCATCAACCGCCTCGACGACGTGGTCGTCTTCGACGCGCTGTCGGCCGAGCAGCTGGTGGGCATCGTGGACATCCAACTCGGGTCGCTTGCGGATCGGCTCGCTTCTCGACGCCTCACGCTCCACGTCTCCGACGCAGCGAAGGCATGGCTTGCCGAGCGCGGCTACGACCCGGCCTACGGTGCGCGCCCACTGCGCCGCCTGATCCAGCAGGCCATCGGCGACCGGCTGGCGAAGGCCCTGCTCGCCGGCTACGTCCGCGACGGCGACACCGTCAACGTGGACGTCGCCGAAGGCGGCGAGCACCTCACCGTCGACGCGGCGTAG
- a CDS encoding sulfurtransferase gives MSVFVSAEDLRLRIRAGEKNTILASLWEPEEGKAVSKYRSEHIPTSQFCDPAAHLAGLPGSRSGRNPLPAPEVVERAIRMWGIGPGRPVIAYDQGNCLYAARAWWVLRWMGIEDIHILDGGFADWDRRGFQTLAGPGSPAVRREVPTRPGSMPTAEMSQVREFEGLLIDARGADRFAGRKENLDLRAGHIPGALNLPVYDLFDKETRTLRSVEEIRGRLAEVGLTQNTDPAEVIVYSGSGNHSALLIAVMEHVGLPVVTHYVGGWSQWSAEKSNPIATDV, from the coding sequence ATGAGCGTATTTGTCTCCGCGGAAGACCTCCGGCTGCGTATCCGCGCCGGGGAGAAGAACACCATCCTCGCGTCCCTGTGGGAGCCTGAGGAAGGCAAGGCCGTGTCCAAGTACCGGTCCGAACATATCCCGACCTCGCAGTTCTGCGACCCGGCCGCGCACCTCGCCGGCCTGCCCGGCTCGCGCAGTGGCCGTAACCCGCTGCCCGCACCGGAGGTTGTCGAGCGGGCCATCCGCATGTGGGGCATTGGTCCTGGGCGCCCGGTGATCGCCTATGACCAGGGCAATTGCTTGTACGCCGCGCGTGCCTGGTGGGTGTTGCGCTGGATGGGTATCGAGGACATCCACATTCTGGATGGCGGTTTCGCCGACTGGGATCGCCGCGGCTTCCAGACACTCGCGGGCCCCGGCTCACCTGCAGTCAGGCGCGAGGTGCCCACCCGCCCGGGCAGCATGCCGACTGCGGAGATGTCGCAGGTGCGCGAGTTCGAGGGCCTGCTTATCGACGCCCGCGGCGCCGACCGCTTCGCCGGCCGCAAAGAAAACCTGGACCTGCGCGCGGGCCATATCCCGGGCGCGCTGAACCTGCCGGTCTACGACCTGTTCGATAAGGAGACGCGCACGCTGCGCTCGGTCGAGGAAATCCGCGGCCGCCTCGCCGAAGTGGGACTCACCCAGAACACCGACCCGGCCGAGGTCATCGTCTACTCCGGTTCCGGCAACCACTCCGCACTGCTGATCGCGGTGATGGAGCACGTCGGCCTGCCCGTGGTCACGCACTACGTGGGCGGCTGGTCGCAGTGGAGCGCGGAGAAGTCCAACCCGATTGCCACGGACGTGTAA
- the pyrE gene encoding orotate phosphoribosyltransferase: MSNTADKARLADLVKELAVVHGKVTLSSGKEADYYVDLRRATLHHEASRLIGAQLRELTKDLEFDAVGGLTLGADPVATAVMHAQGRDIDSFVVRKEAKKHGMQRRIEGPSIVGKKVLVVEDTTTTGNSPLTAVEACRAEGAEVVAVATVVDRATGAAKVIEDAGLEYRFLLGLEDLGLA; the protein is encoded by the coding sequence ATGAGCAACACAGCAGACAAAGCACGGCTTGCAGACCTGGTCAAGGAGCTGGCGGTCGTCCACGGCAAGGTCACCCTGTCTTCGGGCAAGGAGGCGGACTACTACGTTGACCTGCGCCGCGCCACACTGCACCACGAGGCGTCCCGCCTGATCGGCGCGCAGCTGCGCGAGCTGACCAAAGACCTCGAGTTCGACGCCGTCGGCGGCCTGACCCTGGGCGCGGACCCGGTCGCTACCGCGGTGATGCACGCCCAGGGCCGCGACATCGACAGCTTCGTGGTGCGCAAGGAAGCCAAGAAGCACGGGATGCAGCGCCGCATTGAGGGCCCGAGCATCGTGGGCAAGAAGGTGCTGGTCGTGGAGGACACCACCACGACCGGCAACTCCCCGCTGACCGCAGTGGAGGCATGCCGCGCCGAGGGGGCTGAGGTCGTCGCCGTCGCCACGGTGGTCGACCGCGCGACCGGTGCGGCGAAGGTGATCGAGGACGCCGGGTTGGAGTACCGCTTCCTGCTCGGCCTCGAGGATCTGGGCCTTGCCTGA